In the Sus scrofa isolate TJ Tabasco breed Duroc chromosome 6, Sscrofa11.1, whole genome shotgun sequence genome, one interval contains:
- the FUZ gene encoding protein fuzzy homolog isoform X2, with translation MGEEGTEGMVHLLCLAASSGVPLFCRSSRGGAPARQQLPFSVIGSLNGVHMFGQNLEVQLSSARTEDTTVVWKSFHDSITLIVLSSEEGTSELRLERLLQMVFGAMVLLVGLEELTNIRNIERLKKELRASYRLIDSFLGNSELIGDLTQCVDCVVPPEGSLLQEALSGFAEAVGTAFVSLVVSGRVVAATESWWRLGMPEAVLLLWLVGSLPPQAARDYPVYLPHGSPMVPHRLLTLTLLPGLELCLLCGPRPPLSQLDAQLLERWWQPLLDPLRACLPLGPRALPGGFPLHADILGLLLLHLELKRCLFTVELSGDKEPGQPEKVEEAVHRAQVPRACYLVSGPEEPGIGWRLVALQLGPRRLLLLLSAQSPTHGLRGLATHTLHALTPLL, from the exons atgggggaggaggggaccgAGGGCATGGTACATCTGCTATGCCTCGCGGCATCCAGCGGGGTACCCTTGTTTTGCAGGAGCAGCCGCGGCGGCGCCCCCGCCCGCCAACAG CTCCCATTCTCTGTCATCGGTTCCCTCAATGGAGTTCACATGTTTGGGCAGAACCTCGAGGTGCAGCTGAGCTCTGCGAGGACAGAGGACACAACCGTGGTGTGGAAAAGTTTCCATGACAG CATCACGCTCATTGTTCTGTCATCCGAAGAGGGCACCTCggagctgaggctggagagaCTACTCCAGATGGTGTTTGGGGCGATG GTTCTTCTTGTGGGACTTGAAGAACTAACCAATATCCGCAACATAGAGAGACTGAAGAAGGAGCTGAGG GCCAGTTACCGCCTCATCGACAGCTTCCTGGGGAACTCAGAGCTCATCGGGGACCTGACCCAGTGTGTGGACTGTGTGGTTCCTCCAGAGGGGTCCCTGCTGCAG GAAGCCCTCTCTGGGTTTGCCGAGGCCGTGGGCACGGCCTTCGTCAGCCTGGTCGTGTCCGGCCGAGTGGTGGCAGCAACAGAGAGCTGGTGGCGGCTGGGGATGCCGGAGGCTGTGCTGCTCCTCTGGCTGGTGGGGTCCCTGCCGCCGCAGGCCGCTCGCGACTACCCGGTGTACCTGCCGCACGGGAGCCCGATG GTTCCTCACCGGCTTCTGACCCTGACGCTCCTTCCGGGCTTGGAGCTGTGTCTGCTCTGCGGGCCGCGCCCTCCCCTCAGCCAGCTGGATGCACAG CTTCTGGAGCGCTGGTGGCAGCCGCTGCTGGACCCGCTGCGGGCCTGCCTGCCGCTGGGACCCCGAGCGCTGCCCGGGGGCTTCCCCCTGCACGCGGACATCCTCGG GCTGCTGCTCCTCCACCTGGAACTGAAACGTTGCCTCTTCACTGTGGAGCTGTCGGGGGATAAAG AGCCCGGGCAGCCAGAGAAGGTGGAGGAGGCGGTCCACCGGGCCCAGGTGCCGAGAGCCTGCTACCTGGTGTCGGGGCCTGAGGAGCCGGGCATCGGATGGCGGCTGGTGGCCCTGCAGTTGGGGCCacggcggctgctgctgctgctgtctgcTCAGAGTCCCACGCACGGGCTTCGGGGCCTGGCCACCCACACCCTGCATGCCCTCACCCCGCTCCTCTGA
- the FUZ gene encoding protein fuzzy homolog isoform X1 — MGEEGTEGMVHLLCLAASSGVPLFCRSSRGGAPARQQLPFSVIGSLNGVHMFGQNLEVQLSSARTEDTTVVWKSFHDSITLIVLSSEEGTSELRLERLLQMVFGAMVLLVGLEELTNIRNIERLKKELRASYRLIDSFLGNSELIGDLTQCVDCVVPPEGSLLQEALSGFAEAVGTAFVSLVVSGRVVAATESWWRLGMPEAVLLLWLVGSLPPQAARDYPVYLPHGSPMVPHRLLTLTLLPGLELCLLCGPRPPLSQLDAQLLERWWQPLLDPLRACLPLGPRALPGGFPLHADILGLLLLHLELKRCLFTVELSGDKEPSPGQRRRLLRSFYTLVTATYFPPEPGQPEKVEEAVHRAQVPRACYLVSGPEEPGIGWRLVALQLGPRRLLLLLSAQSPTHGLRGLATHTLHALTPLL, encoded by the exons atgggggaggaggggaccgAGGGCATGGTACATCTGCTATGCCTCGCGGCATCCAGCGGGGTACCCTTGTTTTGCAGGAGCAGCCGCGGCGGCGCCCCCGCCCGCCAACAG CTCCCATTCTCTGTCATCGGTTCCCTCAATGGAGTTCACATGTTTGGGCAGAACCTCGAGGTGCAGCTGAGCTCTGCGAGGACAGAGGACACAACCGTGGTGTGGAAAAGTTTCCATGACAG CATCACGCTCATTGTTCTGTCATCCGAAGAGGGCACCTCggagctgaggctggagagaCTACTCCAGATGGTGTTTGGGGCGATG GTTCTTCTTGTGGGACTTGAAGAACTAACCAATATCCGCAACATAGAGAGACTGAAGAAGGAGCTGAGG GCCAGTTACCGCCTCATCGACAGCTTCCTGGGGAACTCAGAGCTCATCGGGGACCTGACCCAGTGTGTGGACTGTGTGGTTCCTCCAGAGGGGTCCCTGCTGCAG GAAGCCCTCTCTGGGTTTGCCGAGGCCGTGGGCACGGCCTTCGTCAGCCTGGTCGTGTCCGGCCGAGTGGTGGCAGCAACAGAGAGCTGGTGGCGGCTGGGGATGCCGGAGGCTGTGCTGCTCCTCTGGCTGGTGGGGTCCCTGCCGCCGCAGGCCGCTCGCGACTACCCGGTGTACCTGCCGCACGGGAGCCCGATG GTTCCTCACCGGCTTCTGACCCTGACGCTCCTTCCGGGCTTGGAGCTGTGTCTGCTCTGCGGGCCGCGCCCTCCCCTCAGCCAGCTGGATGCACAG CTTCTGGAGCGCTGGTGGCAGCCGCTGCTGGACCCGCTGCGGGCCTGCCTGCCGCTGGGACCCCGAGCGCTGCCCGGGGGCTTCCCCCTGCACGCGGACATCCTCGG GCTGCTGCTCCTCCACCTGGAACTGAAACGTTGCCTCTTCACTGTGGAGCTGTCGGGGGATAAAG AACCATCTCCTGGGCAGCGGCGGCGCCTCCTCCGCTCCTTCTACACCCTGGTCACTGCCACGTACTTCCCACCAG AGCCCGGGCAGCCAGAGAAGGTGGAGGAGGCGGTCCACCGGGCCCAGGTGCCGAGAGCCTGCTACCTGGTGTCGGGGCCTGAGGAGCCGGGCATCGGATGGCGGCTGGTGGCCCTGCAGTTGGGGCCacggcggctgctgctgctgctgtctgcTCAGAGTCCCACGCACGGGCTTCGGGGCCTGGCCACCCACACCCTGCATGCCCTCACCCCGCTCCTCTGA
- the AP2A1 gene encoding AP-2 complex subunit alpha-1 isoform X2 has protein sequence MPAVSKGDGMRGLAVFISDIRNCKSKEAEIKRINKELANIRSKFKGDKALDGYSKKKYVCKLLFIFLLGHDIDFGHMEAVNLLSSNKYTEKQIGYLFISVLVNSNSELIRLINNAIKNDLASRNPTFMCLALHCIANVGSREMGEAFAADIPRILVAGDSMDSVKQSAALCLLRLYKASPDLVPMGEWTARVVHLLNDQHMGVVTAAVSLITCLCKKNPDDFKTCISLAVSRLSRIVSSASTDLQDYTYYFVPAPWLSVKLLRLLQCYPPPEDAAVKGRLVECLETVLNKAQEPPKSKKVQHSNAKNAILFETISLIIHYDSEPNLLVRACNQLGQFLQHRETNLRYLALESMCTLASSEFSHEAVKTHIDTVINALKTERDVSVRQRAADLLYAMCDRSNAKQIVSEMLRYLETADYAIREEIVSLKVAILAEKYAVDYSWYVDTILNLIRIAGDYVSEEVWYRVLQIVTNRDDVQGYAAKTVFEALQAPACHENMVKVGGYILGEFGNLIAGDPRSSPPVQFSLLHSKFHLCSVATRALLLSTYIKFINLFPETKATIQGVLRAGSQLRNADVELQQRAVEYLTLSSVASTDVLATVLEEMPPFPERESSILAKLKRKKGPGAGSALDDGRRDPSSHDINGGVEPTPSTVSTPSPSADLLGLRAAPPPAAPPAPSGAGQLLVDVFSDGPAGQPSLGPTPEEAFLSPGPEDIGPPIPEADELLNKFVCRNNGVLFENQLLQIGVKSEFRQNLGRMYLFYGNKTSVQFQNFSPTVVHPGDLQAQLAVQTKRVASQVDGGAQVQQVLNIECLRDFLTPPLLSVRFRYGGAPQSLTLKLPVTINKFFQPTEMAAQDFFQRWKQLSLPQQEAQKIFKANHPMDAEVTKAKLLGFGSALLDNVDPNPENFVGAGIIQTKALQVGCLLRLEPNAQAQMYRLTLRTSKEPVSRHLCELLAQQF, from the exons GTAAGAGCAAGGAGGCGGAGATTAAGAGAATCAACAAGGAACTGGCCAACATCCGCTCCAAGTTCAAGG GGGACAAAGCCTTGGATGGCTACAGCAAGAAGAAGTATGTGTGTAAACTGCTCTTCATCTTCCTGCTTGGCCATGACATTGACTTTGGGCACATGGAGGCCGTGAACCTGCTGAGCTCCAACAAGTACACGGAGAAGCAGATA GGTTACCTCTTCATCTCGGTGCTGGTGAACTCCAACTCCGAGCTGATCCGGCTCATCAACAACGCCATCAAGAACGACCTGGCCAGCCGCAACCCCACCTTCATGTGCCTGGCCTTGCACTGCATCGCCAACGTGGGCAGCCGCGAGATGGGCGAGGCCTTCGCCGCCGACATCCCTCGCATCTTGGTGGCCGG GGACAGCATGGACAGCGTGAAGCAGAGCGCGGCCCTGTGCCTGCTGCGGCTCTACAAGGCCTCGCCTGACCTGGTGCCCATGGGCGAGTGGACGGCCCGCGTGGTGCACCTGCTCAACGACCAGCACATG GGCGTGGTCACAGCCGCTGTCAGCCTCATCACCTGTCTCTGCAAGAAGAACCCGGATGACTTCAAGACGTGCATCTCCCTGGCCGTGTCTCGCCTGAGCCGG ATCGTCTCCTCGGCCTCCACCGACCTCCAGGACTACACCTACTACTTCGTCCCGGCGCCCTGGCTCTCAGTGAAGCTTCTGCGGCTGCTGCAGTGCTATCCGCCACCAG aggaCGCGGCCGTGAAGGGGCGGCTGGTGGAGTGTCTGGAGACGGTGCTCAACAAGGCCCAGGAGCCACCCAAGTCCAAGAAGGTCCAGCACTCCAATGCCAAGAATGCCATCCTCTTCGAGACCATCAGTCTCATCATCCACTACGACAG tgaGCCCAACCTCCTGGTGCGGGCCTGTAACCAGCTGGGCCAGTTCCTGCAGCACCGGGAGACCAACCTGCGTTACCTGGCCCTGGAGAGCATGTGCACGCTGGCCAGCTCCGAGTTCTCCCACGAGGCGGTCAAGACCCACATCGATACCGTCATCAACGCCCTCAAG ACGGAGCGGGATGTCAGCGTGCGGCAGCGGGCGGCTGACCTCCTCTATGCCATGTGTGACCGGAGCAACGCCAAGCAGATCGTGTCAGAGATGCTGCGCTACCTGGAGACGGCCGATTACGCCATCCGAGAAGAGATCGTGA GTCTGAAGGTGGCCATCCTGGCCGAGAAGTACGCCGTGGACTACAGCTGGTACGTGGACACCATCCTCAACCTCATCCGCATCGCAGGCGACTACGTGAGCGAGGAGGTGTGGTACCGTGTGCTGCAGATCGTCACCAACCGAGACGACGTGCAGGGTTACGCTGCCAAGACCGTCTTCGAG GCACTCCAGGCTCCAGCCTGCCATGAGAACATGGTCAAGGTCGGCGGCTACATCCTCGGGGAGTTTGGGAACCTGATTGCCGGGGATCCCCGCTCCAG CCCCCCAGTGCAGTTCTCCCTGCTGCATTCCAAGTTCCACCTGTGCAGCGTGGCCACGCGCGCCCTGCTGCTGTCCACCTACATCAAGTTCATCAACCTCTTCCCGGAGACCAAGGCCACCATCCAGGGCGTGCTGCGAGCCGGCTCCCAGCTGCGCAACGCCGACGTGGAGCTGCAGCAGCGCGCCGTCGAGTACCTCACCCTCAGCTCGGTGGCCAGCACGGACGTCCTG GCCACTGTGCTGGAGGAGATGCCGCCCTTCCCCGAGCGCGAGTCCTCCATCCTGGCCAAGCTGAAACGCAAGAAGGGGCCCGGGGCCGGCAGCGCCCTGGATGATGGCCGGAGGGACCCCAGCAGCCATGACATCAACGGGGGCGTGGAGCCCACCCCTAGCACCGTG TCGACGCCTTCGCCCTCTGCTGACCTCCTGGGGCTGcgggcagcccctcccccggcGGCACCCCCGGCTCCCTCGGGGGCCGGCCAGCTCCTGGTGGATGTCTTCTCCGACGGCCCGGCCGGGCAGCCCAGCCTGGGGCCCACCCCCGAGGAGGCCTTCCTCAG CCCAGGTCCTGAGGACATCGGCCCGCCCATCCCGGAAGCCGATGAACTGCTGAATAA GTTCGTGTGCAGGAACAACGGGGTCCTGTTTGAGAACCAGCTGCTGCAGATCGGCGTCAAGTCTGAGTTCCGGCAGAACTTGG GCCGCATGTATCTCTTCTACGGCAACAAGACTTCGGTGCAGTTCCAGAACTTCTCGCCCACTGTCGTCCACCCCGGAGACCTCCAGGCTC AGCTGGCCGTGCAGACCAAGCGGGTGGCCTCGCAGGTGGACGGCGGGGCTCAGGTGCAGCAGGTGCTCAACATCGAGTGTCTGCGGGACTTCCTGACGCCCCCGCTCCTGTCCGTGCGCTTCCG GTATGGGGGCGCCCCCCAGTCCCTCACCCTGAAGCTCCCGGTGACCATCAACAAGTTCTTCCAGCCGACGGAGATGGCGGCCCAGGACTTCTTCCAGCGTTGGAAGCAGCTGAGCCT ACCCCAACAGGAGGCGCAGAAAATCTTCAAAGCCAACCACCCCATGGACGCGGAGGTCACTAAGGCCAAG ctcctggggTTTGGCTCTGCGCTCCTGGACAACGTGGATCCCAACCCTGAGAACTTCGTGGGGGCTGGGATCATCCAGACTAAAGCCCTGCAGGTGGGCTGTCTGCTGCGGCTGGAGCCCAACGCCCAGGCTCAG ATGTACCGGCTGACCCTGCGCACCAGCAAGGAGCCCGTCTCCCGTCACCTGTGTGAGCTGCTGGCCCAGCAGTTCTGA
- the AP2A1 gene encoding AP-2 complex subunit alpha-1 isoform X1 codes for MPAVSKGDGMRGLAVFISDIRNCKSKEAEIKRINKELANIRSKFKGDKALDGYSKKKYVCKLLFIFLLGHDIDFGHMEAVNLLSSNKYTEKQIGYLFISVLVNSNSELIRLINNAIKNDLASRNPTFMCLALHCIANVGSREMGEAFAADIPRILVAGDSMDSVKQSAALCLLRLYKASPDLVPMGEWTARVVHLLNDQHMGVVTAAVSLITCLCKKNPDDFKTCISLAVSRLSRIVSSASTDLQDYTYYFVPAPWLSVKLLRLLQCYPPPEDAAVKGRLVECLETVLNKAQEPPKSKKVQHSNAKNAILFETISLIIHYDSEPNLLVRACNQLGQFLQHRETNLRYLALESMCTLASSEFSHEAVKTHIDTVINALKTERDVSVRQRAADLLYAMCDRSNAKQIVSEMLRYLETADYAIREEIVSLKVAILAEKYAVDYSWYVDTILNLIRIAGDYVSEEVWYRVLQIVTNRDDVQGYAAKTVFEALQAPACHENMVKVGGYILGEFGNLIAGDPRSSPPVQFSLLHSKFHLCSVATRALLLSTYIKFINLFPETKATIQGVLRAGSQLRNADVELQQRAVEYLTLSSVASTDVLATVLEEMPPFPERESSILAKLKRKKGPGAGSALDDGRRDPSSHDINGGVEPTPSTVSTPSPSADLLGLRAAPPPAAPPAPSGAGQLLVDVFSDGPAGQPSLGPTPEEAFLSELEPPAPESPMALLADPAPAADPGPEDIGPPIPEADELLNKFVCRNNGVLFENQLLQIGVKSEFRQNLGRMYLFYGNKTSVQFQNFSPTVVHPGDLQAQLAVQTKRVASQVDGGAQVQQVLNIECLRDFLTPPLLSVRFRYGGAPQSLTLKLPVTINKFFQPTEMAAQDFFQRWKQLSLPQQEAQKIFKANHPMDAEVTKAKLLGFGSALLDNVDPNPENFVGAGIIQTKALQVGCLLRLEPNAQAQMYRLTLRTSKEPVSRHLCELLAQQF; via the exons GTAAGAGCAAGGAGGCGGAGATTAAGAGAATCAACAAGGAACTGGCCAACATCCGCTCCAAGTTCAAGG GGGACAAAGCCTTGGATGGCTACAGCAAGAAGAAGTATGTGTGTAAACTGCTCTTCATCTTCCTGCTTGGCCATGACATTGACTTTGGGCACATGGAGGCCGTGAACCTGCTGAGCTCCAACAAGTACACGGAGAAGCAGATA GGTTACCTCTTCATCTCGGTGCTGGTGAACTCCAACTCCGAGCTGATCCGGCTCATCAACAACGCCATCAAGAACGACCTGGCCAGCCGCAACCCCACCTTCATGTGCCTGGCCTTGCACTGCATCGCCAACGTGGGCAGCCGCGAGATGGGCGAGGCCTTCGCCGCCGACATCCCTCGCATCTTGGTGGCCGG GGACAGCATGGACAGCGTGAAGCAGAGCGCGGCCCTGTGCCTGCTGCGGCTCTACAAGGCCTCGCCTGACCTGGTGCCCATGGGCGAGTGGACGGCCCGCGTGGTGCACCTGCTCAACGACCAGCACATG GGCGTGGTCACAGCCGCTGTCAGCCTCATCACCTGTCTCTGCAAGAAGAACCCGGATGACTTCAAGACGTGCATCTCCCTGGCCGTGTCTCGCCTGAGCCGG ATCGTCTCCTCGGCCTCCACCGACCTCCAGGACTACACCTACTACTTCGTCCCGGCGCCCTGGCTCTCAGTGAAGCTTCTGCGGCTGCTGCAGTGCTATCCGCCACCAG aggaCGCGGCCGTGAAGGGGCGGCTGGTGGAGTGTCTGGAGACGGTGCTCAACAAGGCCCAGGAGCCACCCAAGTCCAAGAAGGTCCAGCACTCCAATGCCAAGAATGCCATCCTCTTCGAGACCATCAGTCTCATCATCCACTACGACAG tgaGCCCAACCTCCTGGTGCGGGCCTGTAACCAGCTGGGCCAGTTCCTGCAGCACCGGGAGACCAACCTGCGTTACCTGGCCCTGGAGAGCATGTGCACGCTGGCCAGCTCCGAGTTCTCCCACGAGGCGGTCAAGACCCACATCGATACCGTCATCAACGCCCTCAAG ACGGAGCGGGATGTCAGCGTGCGGCAGCGGGCGGCTGACCTCCTCTATGCCATGTGTGACCGGAGCAACGCCAAGCAGATCGTGTCAGAGATGCTGCGCTACCTGGAGACGGCCGATTACGCCATCCGAGAAGAGATCGTGA GTCTGAAGGTGGCCATCCTGGCCGAGAAGTACGCCGTGGACTACAGCTGGTACGTGGACACCATCCTCAACCTCATCCGCATCGCAGGCGACTACGTGAGCGAGGAGGTGTGGTACCGTGTGCTGCAGATCGTCACCAACCGAGACGACGTGCAGGGTTACGCTGCCAAGACCGTCTTCGAG GCACTCCAGGCTCCAGCCTGCCATGAGAACATGGTCAAGGTCGGCGGCTACATCCTCGGGGAGTTTGGGAACCTGATTGCCGGGGATCCCCGCTCCAG CCCCCCAGTGCAGTTCTCCCTGCTGCATTCCAAGTTCCACCTGTGCAGCGTGGCCACGCGCGCCCTGCTGCTGTCCACCTACATCAAGTTCATCAACCTCTTCCCGGAGACCAAGGCCACCATCCAGGGCGTGCTGCGAGCCGGCTCCCAGCTGCGCAACGCCGACGTGGAGCTGCAGCAGCGCGCCGTCGAGTACCTCACCCTCAGCTCGGTGGCCAGCACGGACGTCCTG GCCACTGTGCTGGAGGAGATGCCGCCCTTCCCCGAGCGCGAGTCCTCCATCCTGGCCAAGCTGAAACGCAAGAAGGGGCCCGGGGCCGGCAGCGCCCTGGATGATGGCCGGAGGGACCCCAGCAGCCATGACATCAACGGGGGCGTGGAGCCCACCCCTAGCACCGTG TCGACGCCTTCGCCCTCTGCTGACCTCCTGGGGCTGcgggcagcccctcccccggcGGCACCCCCGGCTCCCTCGGGGGCCGGCCAGCTCCTGGTGGATGTCTTCTCCGACGGCCCGGCCGGGCAGCCCAGCCTGGGGCCCACCCCCGAGGAGGCCTTCCTCAG CGAGCTGGAGCCGCCTGCCCCTGAGAGCCCCATGGCTTTGCTGGCTGACCCAGCTCCAGCTGCTGA CCCAGGTCCTGAGGACATCGGCCCGCCCATCCCGGAAGCCGATGAACTGCTGAATAA GTTCGTGTGCAGGAACAACGGGGTCCTGTTTGAGAACCAGCTGCTGCAGATCGGCGTCAAGTCTGAGTTCCGGCAGAACTTGG GCCGCATGTATCTCTTCTACGGCAACAAGACTTCGGTGCAGTTCCAGAACTTCTCGCCCACTGTCGTCCACCCCGGAGACCTCCAGGCTC AGCTGGCCGTGCAGACCAAGCGGGTGGCCTCGCAGGTGGACGGCGGGGCTCAGGTGCAGCAGGTGCTCAACATCGAGTGTCTGCGGGACTTCCTGACGCCCCCGCTCCTGTCCGTGCGCTTCCG GTATGGGGGCGCCCCCCAGTCCCTCACCCTGAAGCTCCCGGTGACCATCAACAAGTTCTTCCAGCCGACGGAGATGGCGGCCCAGGACTTCTTCCAGCGTTGGAAGCAGCTGAGCCT ACCCCAACAGGAGGCGCAGAAAATCTTCAAAGCCAACCACCCCATGGACGCGGAGGTCACTAAGGCCAAG ctcctggggTTTGGCTCTGCGCTCCTGGACAACGTGGATCCCAACCCTGAGAACTTCGTGGGGGCTGGGATCATCCAGACTAAAGCCCTGCAGGTGGGCTGTCTGCTGCGGCTGGAGCCCAACGCCCAGGCTCAG ATGTACCGGCTGACCCTGCGCACCAGCAAGGAGCCCGTCTCCCGTCACCTGTGTGAGCTGCTGGCCCAGCAGTTCTGA